From a single Peromyscus maniculatus bairdii isolate BWxNUB_F1_BW_parent chromosome 4, HU_Pman_BW_mat_3.1, whole genome shotgun sequence genomic region:
- the LOC102907321 gene encoding olfactory receptor 1165 produces the protein MVLDMANQSSVTTFILLGFSEYPHLHAPLFLLFFITYTVTLIGNLGIIVVRKINPKLHTPMYFFLSHLSFLDICYSSVFTPKLLEILIVEDRTISFTGCMTQFFFICAFVITEMFMLAVMAYDRFVAVCNPLLYTVAMSPKLCALLVIGTYMWGVFCSLTITYSLLQLSYCGPNIINHFGCEYSAILSLSCSDPTFSQLVCLIISIFNETSSLLIILASYVFIVVTIIKMPSKGGLQKAFSTCSSHLTAISIFHGIILLLYCVPNSKNSWLVVKVATVLFTVMIPMLNPLIYSLRNKDVKGTVSRLMSLKLHSHAS, from the coding sequence ATGGTGCTTGATATGGCAAACCAGAGTTCTGTGACCACATTCATCCTTTTGGGGTTTTCAGAGTATCCACATCTACATGCacctctttttctcctgttttttaTTACCTACACAGTTACTCTGATAGGAAACCTGGGCATAATTGTGGTCAGAAAGATCAATCCCAAGcttcacacacccatgtacttttTTCTCAGCCATCtttcatttctggatatttgttATTCCAGTGTATTTACACCTAAACTGTTAGAAATCTTGATTGTGGAAGACAGGACTATCTCTTTCACAGGATGCatgacacaatttttttttatttgtgcgTTTGTGATTACAGAAATGTTCATGTTAGCAGTGATGGCCTATGACAGGTTTGTGGCTGTTTGTAACCCCCTGCTTTACACAGTGGCAATGTCTCCTAAGCTCTGTGCTCTCCTTGTAATTGGAACATACATGTGGGGTGTATTCTGTTCCTTGACAATCACATACTCTCTTTTGCAACTTTCCTACTGTGGACCTAACATTATCAATCACTTTGGCTGTGAGTACTCTGCCATCCTCTCTTTGTCCTGTTCTGACCCCACCTTTAGCCAATTGGTATGTTTAATCATTTCTATATTCAATGAGACTTCTAGCCTCCTCATAATCCTGGCCTCCTATGTCTTCATAGTTGTGACAATCATTAAGATGCCCTCTAAAGGTGGTCTCCAAAAAGCCTTTTCTACGTGCTCCTCCCACCTGACTGCCATCAGCATCTTCCATGGGATCATTCTCCTTCTCTACTGTGTGCCCAACTCCAAAAACTCATGGCTCGTGGTCAAAGTGGCGACTGTGCTTTTCACTGTTATGATCCCCATGTTGAACCCTCTCATCTACAGCCTTAGGAATAAGGATGTGAAGGGCACAGTCAGCAGACTCATGAGCTTAAAACTGCATTCTCATGCATCATAA
- the LOC102907632 gene encoding olfactory receptor 1165-like, which yields MTLMDSDSSATTFILAGFSEYPQLQIPLFLLFLTIYSVTLMGNLCIIVVIRINPKLHTPMYFFLNHLSFLDICYSSVFTPKLLQILVMEDRTISFRGCMTQFFFICTFVITEMFMLAVMAYDRFVAVCNPLLYTVVMSHKFCTVLVAGTYMLGGLCAVIFIYTLLQLSYYEYGIINHFGCEYTAVISVSCSDSSFSQMTCLVISIFSESSSVLITLASYVFIVATIIKMPSKGGLRKAFSTCTSHLTAITIFHGSILLLYCVPNSNSSWLFDKVVTALYTVMIPMLNPLIYSLKNKDVKETVRRLMSSKLHSHLT from the exons ATGACTTTAATGGATTCAGAT AGTTCTGCGACCACATTCATCTTGGCAGGCTTCTCAGAATATCCACAGCTCCAAATacctctcttcctcctgttcttgACCATTTACTCAGTGACTTTGATGGGGAACCTGTGCATAATTGTGGTTATACGGATCAATCCCAAACTTCATACacccatgtactttttcctcaACCATCTTTCATTTTTGGATATATGTTATTCTAGTGTATTTACACCCAAACTATTGCAGATCTTAGTTATGGAAGACAGAACCATTTCTTTCAGAGGATGCATGACtcagtttttcttcatttgtacATTTGTGATTACAGAGATGTTCATGTTGGCAGTGATGGCCTATGACAGGTTTGTGGCTGTTTGTAATCCCCTGCTCTACACCGTTGTAATGTCTCATAAGTTCTGTACTGTACTAGTAGCTGGGACTTACATGTTGGGTGGACTGTGTGCTGTGATATTCATTTATACTCTTTTACAGCTATCTTACTATGAATATGGCATCATTAATCACTTTGGGTGTGAGTACACTGCTGTCATCTCTGTATCCTGCTCTGACTCCTCCTTTAGCCAGATGACATGTTTAGTCATTTCCATATTCAGTGAGTCTTCTAGTGTCCTGATCACTTTAGCCTCATATGTGTTCATAGTTGCCACTATTATTAAGATGCCTTCCAAAGGAGGACTACGAaaagccttctccacctgcacTTCCCACCTGACTGCCATCACAATCTTTCATGGGAGCATACTCCTCCTATATTGTGTTCCAAACTCAAACAGCTCATGGCTCTTTGACAAAGTGGTCACTGCTCTTTATACAGTCATGATCCCCATGCTGAACCCCCTTATCTACAGCCTTAAGAATAAGGATGTGAAAGAGACAGTGAGGAGACTTATGAGCTCCAAATTGCACTCTCACTTGACataa